The proteins below are encoded in one region of Lagenorhynchus albirostris chromosome 7, mLagAlb1.1, whole genome shotgun sequence:
- the CHMP5 gene encoding charged multivesicular body protein 5 gives MNRFFGKAKPKAPPPSLTDCIGTVDSRAESIDKKISRLDAELVKYKDQIKKMREGPAKNMVKQKALRVLKQKRMYEQQRDNLAQQSFNMEQANYTIQSLKDTKTTVDAMKLGVKEMKKAYKQVKIDQIEDLQDQLEDMMEDANEIQEALSRSYGTPELDEDDLEAELDALGDELLADEDSSYLDEAASAPAIPEGVPTDTKNKDGVLVDEFGLPQIPAS, from the exons ATGAACCGATTCTTCGGGAAAGCGAAACCCAAGGCTCCGCCTCCCAGCTTGACTGACTGCATTGGCACG GTGGACAGCAGGGCAGAATCTATTGACAAGAAGATTTCTCGGCTGGATGCTGAACTAGTGAAGTATAAGGATCAGATCAAGAAGATGAGAGAGGGTCCTGCAAAG AATATGGTCAAGCAGAAAGCCTTGCGGGTTTTAAAGCAAAAGCGGAT GTATGAGCAGCAGCGGGACAATCTTGCCCAACAGTCATTTAACATGGAACAAGCCAATTACACCATCCAGTCATTGAAGGACACCAAGACCACG gtTGATGCTATGAAACTGGGtgtaaaggaaatgaagaaagcatACAAGCAAGTGAAAATCGACCAGATTGAG GATCTACAAGACCAGCTAGAGGATATGATGGAAGATGCAAATGAAATCCAAGAAGCACTGAGTCGTAGTTACGGCACCCCAGAATTAGATGAAGATGACCTAGAAGCAG AGTTGGATGCACTGGGCGATGAGCTTCTGGCTGATGAAGACAGTTCTTATTTGGATGAAGCAGCATCTGCACCTGCAATTCCAGAAGGTGTTCCCACTGACACAAAGAATAAG GATGGAGTCTTGGTGGATGAATTCGGATTGCCACAGATCCCTGCTTCGTAG